The window CATTGTTTAAGAATCCCTTAATTCATTGTTTAAGAAGGGATTCTTaaagaaaccataaaaataatttctgttattAAAAAGTCTCATACTTATTGAGTACTATTCAATTTTGTTTCATCTTCAAGTTTCTAAGTTCAGAGCAAATGTACAGAGTAAGCAGATTTCTGATCCATTTCAACATGAGGCCTTGCAAgtctaaaatttaattaattctaatggtgggttaaaattttatttagcctTGTGTTGTTAATATTCTACCACTTTGCCACTTAGGCTGGCCTCCAATTGGGTTTTCTAATCAAAATTAAAGATTGATTAGTCCCTTCAAGAATCAGCCATATGCTTCATTGGAAGTTATGATGGTTCACTGATTCTCTACCTAAAGCTATGTTGGAACACAAAtagatttgcaaagaacttctTTTGAACTATTAAAGTATTAGGCTGAAGGCACTGGAGGAAGGGGATAGCAACCAAAGATTTGTGATCATAAAGCTTTAGTTCAAGTCACTGCTGTCATAGGATGCTGAAAACTATTGATTCAACTTAGATTTAAAATGGAGGGAGTTGGAATAGGGGAAGGAGAAATGTaatgcttcagtttccctgaatcaTTACGCTATACCCTGAATAAAATGATTATGGCCACATACACCCTTTTCTTACCCCATTAAACTCTGGTCATTCTCACATTCCAGTGAGTCacaaaactccagatggcttagcTCATATGCCTGGGTATTGCTCATTAGTTCTTATACTAGAATCTCTGTCTCCTGCCCCTGACCTTCTTGACCACCAACCTAGCAAAACTAAAGTTATGATACTTCCTGAAATTATGACTTACCCAGTGTTCTCCcctccttgcctttgtttccctgatcgATGGAgtcctataaaagtctctggaattaattgcttgctgctggatactttgagacaaaaGTCCCATTCAGCCAAGCTAGTTTCAGCTAGCctaaattctccactattaaaatattaaaaacccaatctctgtcttgcctcagtttctctggcattacaggaggagaaagaggaagaaagagaagaaagggagaaaaaagaggaaacagaggaggaagaggaagaaggaaatgagaaaaaggagggaacagaaaaaggaggaagagaatgaaggaCTCAATAGAACTtagaattgaaaaatagaaaggacatataaaaagtttataaaacttttataaaaagatCTTATCATATAAAAAGCTCAAAAGAAACTTGGGCCATGGAACTTCAGActtgcaaaaaaaataaacatagtcTACAAGTGGGTCTTCCTGCTCCCAAATCTCTCCTCATTCCAATTCACCTCAAATCAGCtgttaaattcattttcttttaccatGGATATGAACAGTCCCACTACCACCATCTTTCCCATGCCCAAATGACAAAATACTTTGGCCCCTATTGTGTctacaatcaaataaaaaaatcttcaatttgaCTTCCTAATCTTCTTAGATGACCTAtccctatctttcttttcttagtaCCTGAAGTGACACtgattgcatttttatttcccaCAGGAGATAACCACGTCTTCAACCTAAGATTATTCACCTGGCTGACCCCAGAAATAGTATTCTTGTAAGTATAAGCATGACAGGAAGTTTCAGAGAAAtaatagcttctatactgataaCAATCAGGtttcaaaaaacatttgaaaagataggatataatgagaaaattttactagtaatttataatatttgaagtaaagaaattttctagtaaaatagaaatttacttttaataaatatgaaatcctACTCCTTTGTTTCAAAAGTAACTATGCAAACAAAGGTGTGTGCAGACaacaatttctctttaaaaaaaaataaagaggatatTAATCAACTGGTAGCCTGAtgttgggcagttaggtggtccAGTATatagagtactagacctggagtcaagtagatctgagttcaatttcagtattatttttctttatccaaTCTTGTgacatctttccctttctccacaaTCTCTCCAAAATTGCTGCTAGTAACTCAACAGTCACATTTTCTGGGAAATTGAAGACCATGTGATAGAGTACAGCCAGGGCAGTTCACTGGAAAATTCAGAAAGGACAGTCTGGGGGTCTTTTCCTATTCCATCATTTACCTTGAGTTTCAATCCATATTAAACAATCGTGTTCTAGTTTTCTGAACTTATTCCTCATATGAAAACCATTCATACTGtatagcagaagaaaaaaaaaagatttcatagtGCTAATActggtttgatcagccacagtggGACAGGGTAGAACTTGATTCAAGAACGGAGGATGTTGTTACAACCAACCAGgcatttttattattccatttacCCTTAATGGCCTGTCTATCCTTTGTATAATCTGCCTCTTTCtccaaaaagactttaaaagtacTTTTTCAAAGTGGGGGAACtgaggtggcacagtagatggaaTTCTAATTCTAGcgtaaggaagacctgaggtcaaatctagaATTATATACTAACTGTGTGTGTGGACAGTTCACTTTACACTGCTTGCCTCAgctcctcatcagtaaaatgagttagGGAAGGAAATGCCAAACGACTTCCGTATCTTTGACCAAAAAAACTACAAATGGAGTTACCAAATTTCAAACACAGCTGCAAATGACTgaacattaatttattttcatggGACTTTTGCATACATTTGTATTCCTCTTCCATTACTTGCTCTTGCTTTCAGTTTCTGAAAAGATATTTCTACAGTAcattttttgtaccttttttagtttctttagagaattatttcttctctttctcaccaCAAGATCTAGAGTATGCATCTGCTTACCTTGGCTGTCctttttcaaaaatgttaaatTGGAATGGTCACATCCTCTCAAGGCTCTCAGAATTTTTACCTTAAAACCATTTTCTCCATGTTGATTCTCTCCACTCATTTTTGAGATGAAATTACTATTATAGCATGgcaacaaaaatatatgtatcagctattgccctttgggcatagaaaGAGCACCAGCATGTttgcataattattatttttttctatctctctacaAAGTTTGTGATCAGTTTCCCATATTCTTGATGTATGTATTTCCTTTTGGTAGGGAGTCTATAGTGTTCAATTATAAGAGTattgtttctctttctattcccACTGATCCTCAGAAAATGGTATTagataatcaataagcatttattaacatttaCTGTTTATcttgctaagtgctagggatactaAGAAAGATTTATTTAAGTTTCTGCTCTCCAGGAACACAGTCTAAtcagaaaataatgtgaaaagaaTTATACACAAAACATATTTGAATAAAGGATAAATTTTAGGTAATCAAAAGAGGAAAGGCAATAAATTAAGGGATTGGAGGGAATAGATTCATGTAGGAGGTAGGATATTAGCTAAGACTAGAAGGACCTAAGGAAgacagaaggcaaaaataaagagagaatggAATGGAGGACAGTCAGTAGAAGTATGTGAAGTTTggaaatggaatgtcttgtgTGAGAAAGAGCAAGATGGCTGGTGTCTAGGACCACAGGGTATATGGTGAAAGTGtatgaagactggaaagatgggaCAAAGACTGACTATGAAGGACTTaactttgaataccaaacagatgatttctattttattccagAGATAATAGAAAACCACTTGAGATTGTTGAGTAAGGGGTAGATATGATATTTAGTgagatcattttgacagctgaatgaAAGATGGACTAAGGTAAGAAGAAAAGTAAGGCAGAGAAATCAACAAGCAAATATTTTCAATAATCAATGCATGAGGTGATTAAAGGCTTCACCAAGGTGCTGGAAGTGTGAAAGTAGAGAAAGAGGTGAATAAGAGAGATAGTGTAAAGATAAAATCAACAGAACTTGACAGCATATTGGATGTGAGATGGAATGACAGAAAGTAAAGGTTATGAACCTAGGAAGATAGTATTCTCAATAATAaggacagtaatagggaagttggaAAGGAAGTTTTTAGGCAAAAGATAACAAATTCCATTTTGGCCATGTTTGAGACATGCAATAGGAAACTGGAGATATAATCCGATTAAGATCAAGGGAAAAGTTAGAGATAATTAAATAAGTTTGAGCATCATTTGCATgaaaatgatcattgaatccatctttttttcccttgaagcaATTGGCCTTAGGTagcttccccagggtcacacagctagaaattgttaaatgtctgagaccagatttgaattcaggtcctcctgacttcagggctggtgctctatccactgtaccccctagctgcccccaaccATACTTTCATTATTTGGTTCTTAGTTTTCTTCCCATAAAAACAGTCTAAATATATAGGACTGAAGATCCATCACTTCTTTATCTAGTTTCTCCTTTTAAGTAAAGTACAAGGGAAGCTATATGATGCAATGGAAAGAGAAccagtcctgagttcaaatccagcttcacacacttgacacttacttatcatgtgaccttgggcaagtcacttaactccaatgcTTTGcccaaaatagataaataaataaaggatgaCTTTTCAAACTAGGATGaaatggtataattttttttatatgtatagCAAAGTGCTTGCCGTAATagaaggttcttaataaatgaaatttttcttctccatttttcttcaaaatttaaatCAGTACATTTAGACTACTTTGCACTCTATCAACATATATTGGCTATTTCGCAAAAGAAAATTTCCAACAgtcatcatttgtattttttgtcatatttccaaattaggaGAGTAACAGGTAAAACTGCAGAATATTGTTACCatgattggaaaaataatttcctgAGTCATTTGTagctaaattttatttgttttcatccTTTGATGCTTGTTTATTGGAGAATGCCCTTTGTTATAAATCTCTtctaaattacttaaatagtttgATTCTCAGACTATTAGCAgtgatatttttaatatgatcaaatgttttcccattcttatttttcttataattcgatctttattgattttattaatatgaaaatgtccAAACCAACTTTAAATTGGTTATTCTTATTTCATCTCCTTTATCAAGAGACTAATGGAAGAAGGAAATCAAACAAGCATCTCCGAGTTCATCCTCCTGGGCCTTTCAAACAAGCCTGAACAGGAGAGACTTCTATTTTTCCTATTCCTGATTATGTACCTGGTCACCATGCTATGGAACCTGCTGATCATTCTGGCCATTAGAACTGACTCCCACCTTCACACCCCCATGTACTTCTTCCTCAGCAATTTGTCCCTCGTTGACATCTGCTTCACATCCAGCACTGTCCCCAAGATGTTAGTTAATTACATAACTGGAAATAAAGCAATTTCTTACATTGGGTGTCTGACACAAATGTTCTTCTTCATCTGGTTTGCAGGATTAGATAGTATTATCCTTGCTTCCATGGCCTATGACCGCTATGTGGCCATCTGTGCCCCATTACACTATACCATGATCATGACCCAAAAAGTCTGTGCCTCTCTAGTAGCAGTGTGCTGGTGTTGGGCCTGTATTGATGCCCTGATTCACACAGTCTCCCTAACCCGACTTTCATTCTGTGGCCACAATGaaatctctcatttcttctgtGATCTCAGTACGATCACAAGGTTGGCCTGCTCAGATACATCATTCAATGACTTGATGGTCTACACAGTAGGAGGACTGACAACTGTCATGCCCTTTATTGGCATCCTCATCTCCTACACTCGTATTTTCATTGCAGTCCTGAAGATCCCCTCCACTCATGGGAGAAAGAAAGCTTTCAACACTTGTGGCTCCCACCTAGCTGCGGTCTGTCTCTTCTATGGAACAATCATTGAAATTTACTTCAACCCCACATCCACCCATACTGCCCAAAAGGACACAGCATCAACTGTCATGTACACTGTAGTCACCCCCATGCTGAACCCTTTCATCTACAGTGTAAGGAACAATGATATGAAAAGAACCCTGAGGATGCTTTTCATCAGAAAACCAGGCCTCTCCCTATGATGATTGATGTCCTTCTGGGTCTGGATGCCTGTGTCTCAAGCAAttatctaataatttttttttaattttcaataaaattgcCTCTATAtgattaatgtttttttctcacCTCTTATCTACACTAGTGGTGATATACTGAGATAAAAGGGTCATAGGCAGTTTGCTTCTCCATCTGGTTCCATCCACTTTTAGCTGAGCAATCGTCTCatttcctgtgcctcagtttcctaatctgggGGATGAAGGTGCAACTACACAGGGAATACTTTTTAGAGctagacaaaaaatgaaattctacaaTTTACAGGCTTTCTTGCCTAGAGCATTGAATACTCTCCATTATGAGAGATGGACTTGAACCCacgtcttcctaatttcaagacATACCCATCTATTTTCTAAGAAAAGCTGACAATAAAGAGTTTAGACAAAAATAGAAAGGCTCTTAGAAACTAAAGtagagcaaaggagaaaaaatttctaCAAAATCACTCTGATCATGTAAATGAGAAGGGGAAAACTTAAATTTGGTAAAATTATAAGAAACAATTGGGGAAATGTACCACTGTCTcttctttacatatattggaaGACTTTGAACATGGAATATTATAGGTACCATCTTAGGTCATCATTGTATTGGTTActttcatcaaattaaaaaatatttcagataacAGGAAATGAGCATTTTAAGTACATATTATGAAGGAATGATCTAGTAGATAGTGAAAGCTTAAATACAAATGAAAGAGCAGAGATGGTAGAGGAGGAAATATGCCAATAAAGATGTGATGGAATAAGATTTCTTATGTACATAAAGGGACTGGTTTTGTCAAGATAAAGGGTCACCTCATCATGTGAGACAGCAATGAAAGGAGAAATAGTGGTAGATGTGAGACAATGAGAAAAGGAGCAgcaattaatagatatttatatttaaatatacagtACTAAAGATCCATCACTCCTTTATCTAGTTTGTCCTTGTAAATAAAGTATATAGGCAGCTATattgcacagtggataaaacacttgTCCTCAAGTCAgcaatatctgagttcaaatccagcataaGACACTTGACATTTCCTAAGGGtgtaactctgagcaaatcacttaaccccaatgtcTTGCccaaaacagataaataaataaagtatgaAATTTCAAAGTAGAAAGTAATGTGCGTTTGatgtaacatttttaaatttaaaagaagcaCAGTATCTGTCACAATAgtagtttctttaaaaattcttattctcttctcccttttccactAAAGTCTAAATCACCGCATTTGGACTCTTTTGTATTCTATCAAATGGAATGACTATTTTCTCACAATTTTTCCATCAGTCAtcattttgggggggagggtgtttggttatatttccaaattttcagACTGTTAGGTGAAACTGCTTAGTATTCTTGCCCATGAATGGGCATATGTTTTCCTGAGGTCATTTATAGCTAACAATTcttgtttagaaaaataatttatccttTGATCCTTTTTTCTTGGAGGATATAGTTTGTGTTATAAATCTTTTCTCAATTCCCTAAATGTTTAGGATCTCAGTggcattttctttaataaattcaaatgttTCCCCATTATCCTGGATCTATTCCAATTCTATCTGGGTTGATTTTATTCATACAAAAATGTTCAAacagaacaaaaggtcaagaatttcaaaagcattaatgaaaaaatgcaaatgaaagtgggctacctgtaccagatataaaactatactataaagcagcagtcaacaaaacaatttggtactagctaagaagtAGATGAATTGGTTAGGGTCACAAGATagaatagttaataactatagtaatctaaccTTTGATAAATCCAAATACCCAAGCTTCTGGGAGAAggactcagtatttgacaaaaattgatgggataattggaaaatagtatggcagaaactaggcattgatcaatACCTAACATTCTatgccaaaataaagtcaaaatggattcatgatttagacataaagagtgatactataagcaaattataagAACAAAGTGTAGTCTACCTCTCCGATATCtggataaggaaggaatttatggccaaagaagaactagagtacagtatgaaatgcaaaatggataattttgattttattaaatttaaaaggtacAAACAGAACCAACACAGActagattagaaggaaagaagaaaaatgggaaacatctttacatccaaggattctgataaaaggcttattttgaaaatatctagAATTTGATTTTGATATATAGAATTTGATTCAGAGTagtaagaatacaaaccattccagtcctttttatagtggcaagaaactggaacgtGAGTGGATGatcattaattagagaatgactaaataagttatggtatatgttatggaatattatttttctataagaaatgatcagcaggatgatttcagagagacctgaagagacttacatgaactgatgctaagtgaaatagaaccagaagatcattgtacatggaaactgcaaaattatatgatgatcaattctgatggacatgactctcatcaacaatgaggtgattcagaccagttccaatgatcttgtgatgaagagagccatctacacccagaaagaggactgtggaaactgagtgtgcttcacaacatagtattttcactctttttgttgttgtttgcttgcattttatttttttctcattttttttggtttgatttgatttctcttgtgtggcaaaataattgtatagatatgtatgcatatattggatttaacatatatttctaccatgtttaacatatattggactatttgccatctagggataatggtggaggaaggagggaaattggaacacaaggttttacaagggctaatgttgaagaactgtccacacagatgttttgaaaaacaaaaagctttaataaaaaagaatacaagccattctccaattaataaatagtcaaaagatatgaaacagacaattttcaggcaaataaattaaaaacatatctagtcatatgaaaaaatgctctaaatcactattgatcagagtaatgcaaattaaaccaactctgaagtaccactacataacggtcagattggctaagatgataggaaaatataatgatgaatgttggagggtgtgtaggaaaactgggacattaattaatgggggagttgtgaactgatccaaccattctagagaataatttggaactatgtccaaagggacTTCAAATTGTcaatactctttgatctagcattgtctctgctgggtctgtatctaaaaaagatcataaaaaaatggaaaaggatgcaTGTCTGCAAAAAAAGTTTACAGCAGCTCTTTATtttggcaagaaactgaaaaccaagtggctgtccatcagttgaggaatggctgaacagttatggtatatgaatgttcgggaatattattgctctataagaaacgatcagctaGATGATTTCgaagagacctggagagacctgcatctgcatgaactgatactaagtaaaatgagaaaaaccaagagaaatttgtacatagcaacattatataatgaccaattttgatggatgtggctcttttcaacaatgagctgatagaagtcaattccaatagacttgtgatggagagagccatctgcatccagaaagaggattattgGGAgaatgtggctcacaacatagttttttgaACATGACATTCAGGGaaaccaataaattttaaattatctctcctggatctattttctaggtcattgttTTTCCAACAAGATCTTTCACATTTTTgtctactttttcatttgtttcacttTGCTTcatgtatcttgatttctcataaaataacatttgctcatttctattttttaaggaattatttttctcagtgagcttttctacttcctttcccaacaggccaattttgctttttaaggcattcttcttcttgttaatttttttttgtatttccttttgtatctctttcaattctttccctatttttcctctatgtctcttaattaattttaaagtcCTAAATTGAAAGGTCTTCTGACAAAAGTTccacatcttatttttcttaaagaactTTGGAAAGAGTGGGCGGAGCCATCAGAtgtggagaagacacatgcgactttacTGAATGCTCGTTTCTCTTTAaactctttatcaatattatcataGAGCCATAAGAAACTAGCTCTTGACTGCCACAattcaataaaagataaaataagaacaaCTTTCTACCAGTATAAAGACAAATCATGCATGTCTCAAAAGGTTGGTTCATGAGGCCTTCAGGGAGATCAAGCGCAGACAGGAGTAAATGACGGTTCGAGGGAAGACCATCAAATcctgaaagtgaaagcacagatctcacaGCACTAGAGCACAGCATCAACCCACAATAAGTAGCTTTTCCTTGGGACAGTTGTGATCCTAGGCATTGCAGAGAGGAATCTCAGCAGGTTAGcctttccaatcttgtctgcTAGTGGGGAGCTTGAGCTTGGCCATAGAActttcagggccgatttgcatcagagCAGGGACTGGGCAGGTTTGcagcggtctgcggtcagctctATACTTCACAGTCCCTAAAGGAGAGCCCAGCTTGAAGGCAGTGACACTTTCATGCCATCTTAGCCTCTGCCAGCAATGCTATCCCTCACTTCCCTATCTAAGCAGTTTAGTAACTCCTGCCAGTCTGAATCCAAAACCTTCCTGATTGGGGAAGGAAACTCTCAATGAAGCACTCCCATCCACCTCAAAGGCAATCGGTTgacatctctccctctctgcagaggaagctataTATCCTTGaccctaggagacctaccctaaggcttttacaaaatgaataaaaaaatgaaaaacgtCGCAGCTTCTATGCAGATATCAAAAGACAGCtcaagcaaacctgaagagacctcaaacgaGCAAGAAATCATCAGAGCACTTCCTCCATACCATATGCTCtacatagaagagaccattaaaagtctccaaAAGGTTACAGAGATACAATGACAGAAGAAAGAAACCTACAAAGAGCAACAACTACCTAGAAAACacattggaaaaagtaaaaatctcaggaaagtaagatgcatgaaatctggaaaaaacaaagaattcacaCAGAAAGCCACAACTCtgtaattggaaaagacaaagaacactcaagagaAGCCAAGATCTGTGAAcgtggaaaaacaaaaatcaattcactaaaaaaaagtcGTATCcgtagaaagaaaaattccacaaccaaaacaatacatttaaaactcaattggacatatagaaaaagtaaaaagaaatgaaagaaaataattctttaaaattaaaactgaacaacatagaaaactaatgattcattagaACAGCAAAATCAGTCAAAGCAAAAGCCAAAAATTGACAAgtagaaaaaaacccaaagttatctacttcaaaaacgacagacttgaaaatgcATCTCAGGAAGAGATAATCTAGGATATTGGACTCTCcgaaaactatatgaaaaaaagaaagccatagatactattttacaaaaatcatcaaaagaacttGCCCAATAGTAAAAATCAGAAAGCAAAATAgagcattgaaaaaattcatcgaaACTACCATTCGAAAAAACCTAAAAATCAAAACCCaaagaatatttgcaaaaatttcaagaaactatcaaattaagaaaaaaattacacagcaacaacaaaccaTTTAAAAAAGTACCACAACAAAGGATCACCCaaaatctggctgcctctacattaaaaaagaagacaCTGAAACCATATTCCGAAGCACAAAACACAAGAATACAGATCCAAGAAAAACTACAGCTAAAGCTGACAacatttcttccagggaagaa of the Sarcophilus harrisii chromosome 1, mSarHar1.11, whole genome shotgun sequence genome contains:
- the LOC100930061 gene encoding olfactory receptor 1361-like codes for the protein MEEGNQTSISEFILLGLSNKPEQERLLFFLFLIMYLVTMLWNLLIILAIRTDSHLHTPMYFFLSNLSLVDICFTSSTVPKMLVNYITGNKAISYIGCLTQMFFFIWFAGLDSIILASMAYDRYVAICAPLHYTMIMTQKVCASLVAVCWCWACIDALIHTVSLTRLSFCGHNEISHFFCDLSTITRLACSDTSFNDLMVYTVGGLTTVMPFIGILISYTRIFIAVLKIPSTHGRKKAFNTCGSHLAAVCLFYGTIIEIYFNPTSTHTAQKDTASTVMYTVVTPMLNPFIYSVRNNDMKRTLRMLFIRKPGLSL